DNA sequence from the Candidatus Binatus sp. genome:
TCACGGACCGGGTCAATTTCGAGCAAGTTGCCGCCGAGGATCTTCCCGTGCGCGACCGCTTCGATCTCGTGATGGCATTCAACTGCATCCATGATATGGCGCGGCCGCGCCAGGTATTGGCGAGCGTTTGCAGGACCCTGAAACCGACCGGCGCCTTCCTATGGTCGGAAGCGAACGCCTCGGAACGGCTGGAAGACAACCTGAATCCGCAGGGTCGTACGTTGTACGGGGCCAGCACGATGCATTGTATGACCGTCTCGCTGGCGCAAGGAGGCGAAGGGCTGGGTGTAGTGATCGGCAAGGAGCAAGCGCGGCAGATGGCGAGCGAGGCCGGCTTCCGCAGTTTCGCCGAGCTGCCAGTGAAAAATCCCTATCATCGGGTCTTCGTGGCGCGCAAATAGCGGCTCAAACCCGGAACGAGAGTACGCCGAGGTACCGTCGGCGACAGCCGCCATCGACCGCTTCCCTCGGGAGCGCACATCGCCATCGAAACATCTTGGCGGCGCTATCTTAGCACGCGCCTCCGGTACCAACAATTTCGGGCTGGTACCGCCGCTTTGACATCGTGATCGGCGCCGTGGTAATCGCAGTCAGTCAGGCCGCTTAATCAGGGTGGCTATAAAACCGCCGCGCGGCGGCGAAACGTTCCTCAAGGCGTGAGCAAGTCGATGATTTCACTGAAAGACAAGGTAGCTGTCGTCACCGGAGCGGGCCGAGGAATCGGACGCGGAATTGCCATCTTGCTCGCGAACCATGGAGCAAAAGTAGTGGTCAATGATCTCGGCTCCGCTGCGGACGGGCAAGGCGCCGACCAAAGCGTGGCCGAGCAGGTCGCGCAAGAGATCCGGAAAGCGGGCGGCGAGGCGGTGTCGAATCAGGATTCCGTCGCAAGTATGGAAGGGGGCGCGAACATCGTCGGCGCGGCGCTCAAGACCTTTGGCCGCATCGATATCCTTGTCAACAATGCGGGCATCCTCCGCGATCGAATGGTCTTCAACATGAGTGAAGATGAATGGGACGGAGTCATCAATACGCATCTCAAAGGCGCGTTCGCCTGCACCCGTGCCGCTACCCCTCTCATGCGCGAACAGAAGAGCGGACGGATCATTAATATGACCTCCACTTCGGGTCTGGTGGGCAATATCGGGCAGGCCAACTACGCCGCGGCGAAAATGGGAATTGTCGGACTGACCCGTGGAACTGCGCTCGACATGGCGCGCTACAACGTGACCGCAAACTGCATCGCGCCGGCTGCGTGGACCCGCCTCATCGGGACGATTCCGGGCGCCGAAGACCCGAACAACGAGCGCCTCAAGCGGATTAAGCAGATGTCGCCCGACCTGATCGCGCCGCTGGTGGTGTACCTCGCCTCCGAGGAGTCAAAGGGAGTGTCGGGCCAAATCTTCGGGGTCCGCGGCAAGGAAATCATGGTCTTTTCGCAGCCGCGGCCGATTCGAACGATCGCTGACGTAGAAGGGTGGACGCCCGAAAAGGTTGCGGCGATGTTTAACAGCTCGCTCGGCGCTGCTCTGACCAAGCTCGAAACTACCGGTCAGGCGTTCGCCTATGAACCGATCGTCTGACCGATAGCGTCGCGGTCTATCGAGCGCGATGAAGCAGCGGATTTCTAATGCGGGCCTCAACAAGGAGCCAATCATGCCATTGAACCAAAGCACGCTGGAGATGTTGCGCAGCGAGACGGAACCCGGCCTTGACCTGAGTTGGCTGGACGGCGCGGAACTGTTCGATCGGATTGTGCCGAGCAAGCGCGGTCTCACGCTCGGCGACCTGCAAACGGCGCTGCGCGATGCGGCCCCCGAGCACAGCGAAAATCTCTCCATGCGCCCGCGGGGAACCCGTCAGATTCTCAATGCGACGCGGGTCGCGATGCGGCTGCGCGACAAGGCCGATACCTGGGCCGAGAATTGCGCGCTGCTTTACGAGGAAGCGCTGGCGCGGCAATGGAGCTCGGCGACGGATATTCCGTGGGAAACGCTCAAGCCGCTGCCCGACGATCTTGAACTCGCGATGTGCCAGCTATGCACGCATCTTTGCGAGGTCGAGTTCACCGCGGCCGATGTACCGGGGCAATGGATTCCTGCCATCAGCCCCGACCATTTCGAGGTGAAGTTGTTCCTCGCCACGCAGGCGATGGACGAAGCGCGTCACCTCGAGGTCTTTCGCAAGCGAGCGCTCGCCAACGGCGGCGGCCTGATGCGCCAGTCGGCGGACTCGGCCGCAAGCGCGCTGCGCTCAATCATGGACGCGTCGGATTTCACCGAGATGTCGGTTATCACGCACGTCG
Encoded proteins:
- a CDS encoding SDR family NAD(P)-dependent oxidoreductase, coding for MISLKDKVAVVTGAGRGIGRGIAILLANHGAKVVVNDLGSAADGQGADQSVAEQVAQEIRKAGGEAVSNQDSVASMEGGANIVGAALKTFGRIDILVNNAGILRDRMVFNMSEDEWDGVINTHLKGAFACTRAATPLMREQKSGRIINMTSTSGLVGNIGQANYAAAKMGIVGLTRGTALDMARYNVTANCIAPAAWTRLIGTIPGAEDPNNERLKRIKQMSPDLIAPLVVYLASEESKGVSGQIFGVRGKEIMVFSQPRPIRTIADVEGWTPEKVAAMFNSSLGAALTKLETTGQAFAYEPIV